In one window of Lewinella sp. 4G2 DNA:
- the hisC gene encoding histidinol-phosphate transaminase: MIDLTTPTTINWTPQKIAALVRPNLLDLKAYSSARSEFKGVAEVLLDANESPWETGRNRYPDPNSTALREAFGKIRNFNPDQIVWGNGSDELVDQITRIFCNPGEAVHALPPTFGMYKVAAGIAGAEFRATTLTKDFTIPVDELKASWDDKSKILWLCSPNNPSGNAIDGEVLEDLIRSFPGIVVLDEAYIDFVPELSFVPRLAEFPNLIITQTLSKGWGMAGIRCGAAFASPFIIGMLNTIKMPYNINVLTTGVALEALSQPAAMQEKVDTLIAERKRLERALWELEIVNHVFPSVTNFLLVRFKDSAKVYQALLDQGIVVRNQAYQPNAENCLRITAGLVEENDRLLGALKNIQ, encoded by the coding sequence ATGATCGACCTTACTACCCCCACTACCATCAACTGGACGCCGCAGAAGATTGCTGCCCTCGTCCGCCCCAACCTGCTTGATCTCAAAGCTTACTCCAGCGCCCGCTCCGAGTTTAAAGGCGTCGCCGAAGTACTGTTGGATGCCAACGAAAGCCCCTGGGAAACCGGGCGCAATCGTTACCCGGATCCCAATTCAACGGCCCTGCGGGAAGCCTTCGGCAAGATCCGCAACTTCAACCCCGACCAAATCGTCTGGGGGAACGGCTCCGATGAGTTGGTCGATCAGATCACGCGCATCTTTTGCAACCCGGGGGAGGCCGTCCACGCCCTGCCCCCCACTTTTGGGATGTATAAGGTAGCGGCGGGCATCGCCGGCGCTGAATTCCGGGCGACTACCCTGACGAAAGACTTCACCATTCCCGTCGACGAACTGAAGGCCAGCTGGGATGACAAGAGCAAAATCCTCTGGCTCTGCAGCCCAAACAACCCGAGTGGCAACGCCATCGACGGAGAGGTGCTGGAGGACCTCATCCGCTCCTTCCCCGGCATCGTGGTGCTGGACGAAGCCTACATCGATTTCGTCCCCGAACTCAGTTTCGTTCCGCGCTTGGCCGAATTCCCCAACCTCATCATCACCCAGACGCTGAGCAAGGGTTGGGGGATGGCCGGTATCCGGTGTGGCGCGGCCTTTGCCTCGCCCTTCATCATCGGGATGCTGAATACCATCAAGATGCCCTACAACATCAACGTGTTGACCACCGGCGTTGCGCTGGAAGCCCTCAGCCAACCGGCCGCCATGCAGGAAAAGGTCGACACCCTGATTGCGGAGCGAAAACGACTGGAAAGAGCCCTATGGGAGTTGGAAATCGTGAACCACGTGTTCCCATCCGTCACGAACTTCTTGCTCGTCCGCTTCAAGGACTCCGCGAAGGTTTACCAGGCTTTGCTGGACCAGGGGATCGTCGTTCGCAATCAGGCTTACCAGCCGAATGCGGAGAATTGCCTGCGGATAACGGCTGGTTTGGTGGAGGAGAATGATCGGTTGTTAGGGGCGTTGAAAAATATACAGTAG
- a CDS encoding type II toxin-antitoxin system RelE/ParE family toxin: protein MAGEYQVIYVSDAENDLDAILVFLSNTYGKRTAEVFYSKVADAVATIANYPLSRPVYLPEREDLGQRFRFIFVTKSYRLVYKVIEEQQLVKIYSISHHAIDSETIIGNVIKVEEE, encoded by the coding sequence GTGGCTGGCGAGTACCAAGTAATTTATGTCTCGGATGCTGAGAACGACCTCGATGCGATACTGGTATTCTTGTCAAATACCTACGGTAAACGAACGGCGGAGGTATTCTATAGTAAGGTTGCTGATGCAGTAGCTACTATTGCTAATTATCCATTATCCAGGCCTGTTTACTTGCCCGAGAGAGAAGACCTCGGGCAGCGGTTTCGATTCATCTTCGTCACCAAATCATATCGGCTCGTTTATAAAGTAATTGAGGAACAGCAGCTAGTCAAGATATACAGTATTAGCCACCACGCAATTGACTCAGAAACTATAATCGGCAACGTTATTAAGGTTGAAGAAGAATGA
- the hisD gene encoding histidinol dehydrogenase: MKIYDNPSPSEWPALTRRPAKDLSNLRTSVSALMQNVRENGDAALRELTAKFDGIELDSIRVEQSIIEAAGDQLAPELRAAIQLAKQNIETFHRSQRASATEIETMPGVTCWRESRAIGKVGLYIPGGTAPLFSTVLMLAVPANIAGCEEIVLCSPPNRESGEIHPAVLYAAGLCGVTKIFRVGGAQAIAAMAFGTESVPAVYKLFGPGNAYVTVAKQLAQLDGLAIDMPAGPSEVLVCADAGADKKAVAADLLAQAEHGADSQVVLVVASTEQAKAVGEEVQRQLAKLPRKDMAGKSIDNSLTVVLADQQAQLDYINLYAPEHLILSMEAPRDFAAGIENAGSIFLGYHTPESVGDYASGTNHTLPTYGYARNYSGVSLDSFVKKITFQELTRAGLEALGPAVVTMAVAEELAGHGRAVTVRLEN, from the coding sequence ATGAAGATCTACGACAATCCGTCCCCCAGCGAATGGCCGGCCCTTACGCGGCGGCCCGCCAAGGACCTCTCCAACCTGCGCACCAGCGTCAGCGCCCTAATGCAGAACGTGCGGGAAAACGGGGATGCCGCCCTGCGGGAACTGACCGCTAAATTCGATGGCATTGAGCTGGATAGCATCCGGGTTGAGCAATCGATCATCGAAGCGGCAGGCGACCAACTGGCTCCAGAACTCCGCGCAGCTATTCAGCTCGCGAAGCAAAATATTGAGACTTTTCACCGGTCGCAACGCGCGTCCGCTACGGAGATCGAAACCATGCCCGGCGTCACTTGCTGGCGGGAATCTCGGGCCATTGGTAAGGTCGGTCTGTACATCCCGGGAGGCACGGCGCCGCTGTTTTCTACGGTGCTGATGCTCGCCGTGCCGGCCAACATTGCGGGTTGCGAAGAGATCGTCCTTTGCTCGCCCCCCAATCGGGAAAGCGGCGAGATCCACCCCGCGGTGCTCTACGCCGCCGGCCTCTGTGGCGTGACCAAGATCTTCCGCGTCGGCGGCGCCCAGGCAATCGCGGCGATGGCGTTCGGCACGGAATCCGTCCCGGCCGTCTACAAATTATTCGGCCCCGGAAATGCCTACGTGACCGTCGCCAAACAACTCGCCCAACTGGACGGCCTGGCCATCGATATGCCCGCTGGCCCCAGCGAAGTACTAGTTTGCGCGGACGCAGGTGCCGACAAAAAGGCGGTAGCGGCGGACCTACTCGCCCAGGCCGAACACGGAGCGGACAGCCAGGTCGTACTCGTCGTAGCCAGTACCGAGCAGGCCAAAGCGGTGGGGGAAGAAGTGCAACGACAACTGGCCAAGCTGCCCAGAAAAGACATGGCGGGAAAGAGTATTGACAACAGCCTTACCGTCGTACTGGCGGATCAGCAGGCGCAATTGGACTACATCAACCTGTACGCACCGGAACACCTCATCCTGAGTATGGAAGCCCCACGGGATTTCGCCGCCGGCATCGAGAACGCTGGATCGATCTTCCTCGGCTACCACACCCCCGAATCCGTGGGCGACTACGCCTCGGGCACGAACCACACCCTGCCGACCTACGGTTACGCACGGAATTATAGCGGCGTAAGCCTAGATAGTTTCGTGAAAAAAATCACCTTCCAGGAGTTGACGCGGGCCGGCCTGGAAGCCCTTGGCCCCGCCGTCGTGACGATGGCGGTTGCGGAGGAATTAGCGGGCCACGGCCGGGCAGTAACGGTGCGGTTGGAGAACTAA
- the hisG gene encoding ATP phosphoribosyltransferase, with amino-acid sequence MSTPKLRIAVQKSGRLLDQSIQLLKECGIRIDNGRGQLKATARNFPVEVLYLRNSDIPQYIQDGVADIGIIGENTVIEKDKQVTIVQHLGFSKCRLSLATPKGTDYTGPKSLNGKRIATSYPVSLRQYLEREGISADIHEISGSVEIAPNIGLADAICDLVSTGSTLFKNGLEEQDVILTSEAVIAASPKIDGERQAILDQLLFRVKSVLAAKNKKYLLMNVPTDKVAAVTNLLPGMRSPTVLPLAEEGWSSVHTVIAEDKFWDIIDQLRTTGAEGILIVPIDKMIL; translated from the coding sequence ATGTCTACCCCGAAACTCAGAATTGCCGTCCAGAAATCAGGCCGCCTGCTCGATCAATCCATTCAACTCCTGAAAGAGTGCGGCATCCGCATCGATAACGGCCGCGGCCAACTCAAGGCTACCGCCCGCAACTTCCCGGTAGAGGTATTATACCTGCGCAATAGTGATATTCCTCAATACATTCAGGACGGAGTGGCCGACATCGGCATCATCGGAGAGAACACGGTCATTGAAAAGGACAAGCAAGTTACCATCGTCCAGCACTTGGGCTTTTCCAAGTGCCGGCTCAGTTTGGCGACGCCGAAGGGAACCGATTACACTGGTCCCAAAAGCCTTAACGGCAAACGGATCGCGACGAGTTACCCCGTCAGCCTCCGACAGTACCTCGAGCGGGAAGGGATTTCGGCGGACATCCACGAGATATCCGGTTCCGTAGAAATTGCCCCCAACATCGGTCTGGCCGACGCGATCTGCGACCTCGTTTCCACCGGGTCTACCCTCTTCAAAAATGGATTGGAGGAGCAGGACGTGATCCTTACCTCCGAGGCTGTGATTGCCGCCAGCCCCAAGATTGACGGGGAGCGACAGGCCATCCTCGATCAGTTACTGTTCCGCGTGAAGTCCGTGCTGGCCGCCAAGAACAAGAAATATTTGTTGATGAACGTCCCTACGGACAAGGTAGCTGCGGTCACAAACCTGCTGCCGGGCATGCGTTCCCCCACCGTTCTTCCGCTGGCGGAGGAGGGTTGGAGCAGCGTCCACACCGTCATCGCCGAAGACAAGTTTTGGGACATCATCGACCAACTTCGGACGACCGGAGCGGAGGGAATTTTGATCGTCCCCATCGATAAGATGATTCTTTAG
- the mqnC gene encoding cyclic dehypoxanthinyl futalosine synthase, with translation MNTADLLEKALRKEWLTADEGVWLLENADTSELMYVANQLRFQAVPANDVTWIIDRNSNTTNVCIANCKFCNFYRRPGHEEAYTTTIEEYKPKIEETFALGGEQLLLQGGHHPDLGLEFYTNLFSELKALYPRLKLHALGPPEIAHIAKLEGMSHYDVLKALKESGLDSLPGAGAEILSDRVRRLISKGKCGGEEWLDVMRAAHQLDITTSATMMFGHIETNWERMDHLVRMRAVQAEKPDHAKGFLAFIPWPFQDEDTILKKIKRARNSVTGDEYIRMIALSRIMLPNVTNIQASWLTVGKQVAQICLHSGANDFGSIMIEENVVSAAGARWRFTADGIQEAIREAGFRPQLRTQQYEYRDLPEHMQQQELDREALLVD, from the coding sequence ATGAATACCGCCGATCTACTGGAAAAAGCACTGCGTAAAGAATGGCTCACCGCCGATGAAGGCGTGTGGCTGCTCGAAAACGCGGACACTTCCGAACTCATGTACGTCGCCAACCAGCTGCGTTTTCAGGCCGTGCCCGCCAACGACGTGACGTGGATCATCGATCGGAATTCCAACACGACCAACGTCTGTATCGCCAACTGTAAGTTCTGCAATTTCTACCGCCGGCCCGGCCACGAAGAGGCCTACACGACCACCATCGAAGAATACAAACCCAAGATCGAGGAAACCTTCGCCCTCGGTGGTGAACAGTTACTGCTGCAAGGCGGCCACCACCCCGACCTCGGGCTGGAATTTTACACTAACCTCTTCTCGGAACTCAAGGCTCTCTACCCCCGCCTGAAACTCCACGCCCTAGGCCCGCCGGAGATCGCTCACATCGCCAAATTGGAAGGCATGAGCCACTACGACGTGCTCAAAGCCCTGAAAGAATCCGGTCTCGATAGCCTGCCCGGAGCCGGCGCAGAGATTCTCAGCGACCGCGTCCGGAGGCTCATCAGTAAAGGCAAGTGTGGCGGGGAGGAGTGGCTCGACGTCATGCGCGCCGCCCACCAGCTCGACATCACCACCTCTGCAACAATGATGTTCGGCCACATCGAAACCAACTGGGAGCGCATGGACCACCTTGTGCGGATGCGCGCCGTCCAGGCCGAAAAGCCGGACCACGCCAAGGGTTTCCTGGCCTTTATCCCCTGGCCGTTCCAGGATGAGGATACCATCCTCAAAAAGATCAAACGCGCCCGCAATTCGGTGACGGGTGACGAGTACATCCGCATGATCGCTCTGAGCCGCATCATGCTGCCCAACGTCACCAACATCCAGGCGAGTTGGTTGACGGTCGGTAAGCAGGTCGCCCAGATTTGCCTTCATTCCGGGGCCAATGATTTCGGTTCCATCATGATCGAAGAGAACGTTGTTTCCGCCGCCGGCGCCCGCTGGCGCTTCACGGCCGATGGCATTCAGGAGGCCATCCGCGAAGCCGGTTTCCGCCCCCAACTCCGCACCCAGCAGTACGAATACCGTGATCTGCCGGAGCACATGCAGCAGCAGGAGTTGGACCGGGAGGCGTTGTTGGTGGATTGA
- the fdhD gene encoding formate dehydrogenase accessory sulfurtransferase FdhD, whose translation MASLPMRIHRFRGPVRQKVDDHLAVESPLQIQLQGTRGSAPKSVAITMRTPGQDHDLALGFLFSEGILSEPAEVVSVAHRDAKSESGRNTIVVKTAPGVIIDWQRLERHGYTTSSCGVCGKTSLEQVHAALPFPETLLKWQLDAAVISTAPDVLREAQKSFARTGGIHGVGLFSLTGELLHHAEDVGRHNAMDKVLGWAFREARLPLEDHFVVLSGRASFELVQKAAMAGIRCVVAVGAPSSLAVELAEDQSMTLCGFVKPGGFNCYCGSERITENTG comes from the coding sequence ATGGCTTCCCTGCCGATGCGAATCCATCGGTTTCGGGGTCCGGTCCGGCAGAAAGTGGACGACCATTTAGCCGTAGAATCCCCCTTGCAAATCCAATTACAAGGCACCCGCGGCAGCGCCCCTAAAAGCGTAGCGATCACGATGCGCACGCCGGGGCAGGACCATGACCTGGCACTGGGCTTTCTGTTCTCCGAAGGCATTCTGAGCGAGCCCGCCGAAGTGGTGAGCGTGGCGCACCGAGATGCAAAGAGCGAGTCCGGACGGAACACCATAGTCGTGAAAACTGCCCCGGGAGTTATCATCGATTGGCAGCGACTCGAACGGCACGGCTACACGACGAGTAGCTGTGGCGTGTGCGGCAAAACCTCCCTCGAACAGGTGCACGCGGCGCTACCTTTTCCGGAAACGTTGTTAAAGTGGCAGCTAGACGCAGCGGTAATCTCGACCGCCCCGGACGTACTACGTGAAGCCCAAAAAAGCTTTGCGCGCACGGGTGGGATTCACGGTGTGGGACTATTCAGTTTAACAGGCGAACTCTTGCACCACGCCGAGGACGTAGGCCGCCATAACGCGATGGATAAAGTACTCGGGTGGGCGTTTCGAGAAGCGCGCTTACCCCTGGAAGATCATTTCGTAGTCCTAAGCGGGCGGGCCAGTTTTGAGCTCGTGCAGAAGGCGGCCATGGCGGGAATCCGTTGCGTGGTAGCCGTAGGTGCTCCTTCCAGTTTAGCCGTCGAATTAGCGGAAGACCAGTCGATGACGCTCTGTGGATTTGTGAAGCCGGGGGGATTCAACTGTTACTGCGGCTCGGAAAGAATTACGGAAAATACAGGATAA
- a CDS encoding HD domain-containing protein yields the protein MEKTHKILNDPVYGFVSIPYGILFDLVEHPYFQRLRSIKQVSLTHYVYPGALHTRFHHALGALHLMTLAIDSLKRKGVKINKREAEAAKIAILLHDIGHGPFSHTLENTLIKAHHEDLSLLFMERLNDEFDGKLDLAIKIFRGKYKKHFLHQLVTGQLDMDRMDYLNRDSFFTGVAEGVIGYDRIIKMLNVADGRLVVEEKGVYSVERFLTSRRIMYWQVYLHKTVVSAEQMLKLVLRRARELYDAGTPVWSPPTLEYFLSNKITGEDFHNRRNELLDCFAELDDTDISSAVKAWCKHPDALLSYLSYGLVHRRLFRLEFSDKPFPEGYIRRVREALANNRDLPRGAEKFLIIGEESNSAYTIHKDEIMVLKKDGSVTPMSQASTFGIAPRTFTKHFLCYPKEISAELDRGADAGA from the coding sequence ATGGAGAAAACCCATAAGATCCTCAACGATCCCGTCTACGGCTTCGTCAGTATCCCCTACGGCATCCTCTTTGATTTGGTGGAGCACCCCTACTTTCAGCGCCTGCGGAGCATCAAGCAGGTGAGCCTGACCCACTACGTATATCCGGGGGCACTACACACTCGCTTTCACCACGCATTGGGCGCCCTTCACCTGATGACGCTGGCCATCGATAGCCTCAAGCGCAAGGGCGTCAAGATCAACAAGCGAGAGGCGGAGGCGGCCAAGATCGCCATTCTTCTCCACGATATTGGCCACGGACCTTTCTCCCACACCCTGGAGAACACGCTCATCAAGGCGCACCACGAAGATCTTTCCCTGCTTTTCATGGAGCGCCTCAACGATGAGTTCGACGGCAAGCTCGATCTAGCCATCAAGATCTTTCGGGGCAAGTACAAGAAGCACTTCCTCCACCAACTCGTTACCGGCCAACTCGATATGGACCGGATGGACTACCTCAACCGCGACAGCTTCTTCACCGGTGTTGCGGAAGGCGTAATTGGCTATGACCGCATTATTAAGATGCTCAACGTCGCGGATGGCCGCCTCGTCGTAGAAGAGAAGGGCGTCTATTCCGTCGAACGATTCCTCACCAGCCGCCGGATTATGTACTGGCAGGTCTACCTCCACAAAACCGTCGTCTCAGCGGAACAAATGCTCAAGCTCGTCCTACGGCGCGCCCGGGAACTGTATGACGCTGGCACGCCCGTATGGTCGCCACCCACGCTGGAATACTTCCTCAGCAACAAGATCACCGGTGAAGATTTCCACAATCGTCGCAACGAACTGCTCGACTGCTTCGCGGAGCTCGACGATACGGACATTTCCTCCGCCGTCAAGGCTTGGTGCAAGCATCCGGACGCCTTGCTCTCCTACCTCAGCTACGGCCTGGTACACCGCCGCCTTTTTCGGCTGGAATTTTCCGACAAACCCTTCCCCGAAGGTTACATCCGTCGCGTCCGTGAGGCACTGGCGAATAATCGTGACCTCCCCCGTGGGGCCGAAAAGTTCCTCATCATCGGTGAGGAATCTAACAGCGCGTACACCATTCACAAGGATGAGATCATGGTCCTGAAGAAGGACGGCTCCGTTACCCCCATGTCCCAGGCTTCCACCTTCGGCATCGCGCCGCGCACCTTCACCAAGCACTTCCTTTGCTACCCAAAAGAGATCAGCGCGGAACTTGATCGGGGCGCTGACGCAGGTGCGTAG
- a CDS encoding carboxy terminal-processing peptidase: protein MKFRGTLLFAALLFVTGIFYAAYTPEPFPPGDKDSVIIQTMMRNLARFHYQPLQIDDELSKRAYDFYLDDVDGNRLFFTQQDIKAFEGQRLAIDDQINAGSYEFFELVQKHMDAAVDKTEKIYTEILSEPFALERGGNITLRNEDDSEWTKNDQQLRQYWEEYLKRDILNQITNKLEENAKNDSLLVKPTPEELEVTMREKTLERYQKWTERMRTGKLSIKRSQYLNALTSMFDPHTSYYRPKDKESFDIRFSGRLEGIGATLQTKDSYTRVTSLVVGGPAWKGGELEVDDLIMSVRQGDQDTIVDIKDMVVEDVVTYIRGKKGTTVILKVQKPDGAIQEISIVRDVVVIDDSFARSLVVPGRAEGEKVGYINLPSFYADFQNKDGRFSAKDIKVELEKLKEQNVDGIILDLRNNGGGSLRDVVDMSGFFIPEGPVVQVAGRGKEKEVLSDKDPSVVYDGPLVVLVNQYSASASEILAAALQDYNRAVIVGSPSTFGKGTVQRFIDLDRTIPGRSDVKPLGSVKLTMQKFYRINGGSTQLRGVVPDIILPDSRSLLETGERQQHAPLAWTSIDPAEYEQNVYTIDFMDELAARSNSRVNSNNTFQRIKQNAERVKKQSDRNTYPLALSDYQNLIRANKSEAEMYDDLFDDVVNPGVLNLVVDLEPILQDESKTARNEEFKESVSKDVYIQEAINILADMQELAK from the coding sequence ATGAAATTTCGCGGCACCCTGCTATTTGCGGCCCTCCTCTTCGTAACCGGCATCTTCTACGCAGCTTATACTCCCGAACCCTTCCCCCCCGGAGATAAGGATTCGGTGATCATCCAAACGATGATGCGCAACCTTGCCCGGTTCCACTACCAGCCGCTGCAGATTGACGACGAACTGAGTAAACGTGCCTACGATTTTTACCTGGACGACGTGGATGGCAACCGCCTCTTCTTTACGCAGCAAGACATCAAAGCTTTTGAAGGGCAACGCCTGGCTATTGACGATCAGATCAATGCCGGTTCCTACGAGTTCTTCGAGCTCGTCCAGAAGCACATGGACGCCGCCGTTGACAAAACGGAAAAGATCTACACGGAAATCCTGAGTGAGCCTTTCGCCCTCGAGCGCGGTGGTAACATCACTCTCCGCAACGAGGATGATTCAGAATGGACCAAGAACGACCAACAACTTCGCCAGTACTGGGAGGAATACCTGAAGCGGGATATCCTCAACCAGATCACCAATAAACTGGAGGAGAATGCGAAGAATGACAGCCTGCTCGTCAAACCTACCCCCGAAGAGTTGGAGGTAACCATGCGCGAAAAGACCCTCGAACGCTACCAAAAGTGGACGGAGCGGATGCGCACCGGCAAACTTTCCATCAAGCGCAGCCAGTACCTGAATGCGCTCACTTCCATGTTCGACCCCCACACGAGCTACTACCGTCCGAAGGATAAGGAGAGTTTCGACATCCGTTTCTCTGGCCGCCTGGAAGGCATCGGTGCTACCCTGCAAACCAAGGATAGCTACACCCGCGTCACCAGCCTCGTGGTCGGTGGCCCCGCCTGGAAGGGTGGAGAATTGGAGGTGGACGACCTCATTATGTCCGTCCGCCAGGGCGATCAGGATACCATCGTGGACATTAAGGATATGGTGGTGGAGGACGTCGTCACCTACATCCGCGGCAAGAAGGGCACTACGGTGATCCTGAAAGTACAGAAGCCAGACGGCGCCATCCAGGAGATTTCCATCGTCCGTGACGTGGTGGTGATCGACGATAGTTTCGCCCGCTCCCTCGTGGTTCCCGGTCGCGCTGAAGGGGAAAAGGTAGGCTACATTAACCTGCCCAGCTTCTACGCTGACTTCCAGAATAAGGATGGCCGTTTCTCCGCAAAGGACATTAAGGTAGAGCTCGAAAAGCTGAAGGAGCAGAACGTGGATGGTATCATCCTCGACCTCAGAAATAATGGTGGCGGTTCCCTACGTGACGTGGTGGACATGTCCGGATTCTTTATTCCCGAAGGCCCCGTCGTACAGGTGGCCGGCCGCGGAAAGGAGAAGGAAGTGCTTTCCGACAAGGACCCCAGCGTGGTGTACGATGGCCCACTGGTCGTCCTCGTCAATCAGTACTCCGCCTCCGCCAGTGAGATCCTCGCCGCTGCTTTGCAGGATTACAACCGCGCCGTAATCGTAGGCAGCCCCAGTACCTTTGGTAAGGGGACGGTTCAGCGCTTCATTGACCTCGACCGTACCATTCCCGGCCGCAGTGACGTAAAGCCACTCGGCTCCGTGAAACTGACGATGCAGAAGTTTTACCGCATCAACGGTGGCTCCACCCAACTACGTGGCGTAGTGCCCGACATCATTTTGCCGGACAGCCGCTCTCTCCTCGAAACGGGTGAGCGCCAGCAGCACGCCCCCCTCGCGTGGACGAGCATCGACCCCGCCGAGTACGAGCAGAACGTGTACACGATCGACTTTATGGACGAACTCGCCGCCCGCTCCAACAGCCGGGTAAACAGCAACAACACCTTCCAACGCATTAAGCAGAATGCGGAGCGGGTGAAGAAGCAAAGCGATCGCAACACCTACCCCCTCGCCCTGAGTGATTACCAGAACCTCATTCGCGCTAATAAGTCGGAGGCGGAGATGTACGACGATTTGTTCGACGACGTCGTTAACCCCGGAGTCCTTAACCTCGTAGTGGACCTTGAGCCCATCCTACAGGATGAGAGCAAGACGGCCCGTAACGAAGAGTTTAAGGAGAGCGTCAGTAAGGATGTTTACATTCAGGAGGCGATTAATATCCTGGCTGATATGCAGGAGTTGGCGAAGTAG
- the lpdA gene encoding dihydrolipoyl dehydrogenase — protein sequence MQYDLIIIGSGPGGYVAAIRAGQLGMKTAIIERYNALGGTCLNVGCIPSKALLDSSEHYHAAHEKFAEHGIKIENLGIDMPQMINRKNDVVSQTVKGVQFLMKKNNVDVYYGHGTFSGPNEVKVAMNEGDDQTLTSKHFIIATGSKPITPAMMNYDKKRVITSTEALNIQEVPKNMVIVGGGVIGLELGSVYARLGTEVEVVEFQDRIIPTMDKDCSKELMRALKKTGVKFHLKHKVTDVQGNDTGAKVTFEPKAGGDAKTIDADYCLIAIGRRPYTDNLGLDKAGVNVDERGRIAVGDHLETNVPHIYAIGDVVRGAMLAHKAEEEGVFAVETIAGQKPHVDYNLIPGVVYTWPEVAAVGKTEEEIKAEGIPYKAGKFPFKALGRARASMDIEGMVKVIAHAETDEILGVHMVGPRTADMIAEAVALMEFRASAEDAARMSHAHPTYTEAFKEAALAATGDRALHV from the coding sequence ATGCAATACGATCTCATCATTATCGGTAGTGGCCCCGGCGGTTACGTAGCGGCCATCCGTGCCGGACAGCTTGGCATGAAGACGGCCATTATCGAACGGTACAACGCCCTCGGCGGCACCTGCCTTAACGTAGGTTGCATTCCTTCCAAGGCGTTGCTGGATAGCTCGGAGCACTACCACGCTGCCCACGAGAAATTTGCGGAGCACGGGATCAAGATTGAAAATCTGGGCATCGACATGCCGCAGATGATCAACCGTAAGAATGACGTCGTGAGCCAAACCGTCAAGGGGGTACAGTTCCTGATGAAGAAGAACAATGTGGACGTTTACTACGGCCACGGCACTTTTTCCGGGCCTAACGAAGTCAAGGTGGCCATGAACGAGGGGGACGACCAGACGCTCACCTCCAAACACTTCATTATTGCCACCGGCTCCAAGCCCATCACGCCGGCCATGATGAACTACGATAAGAAACGGGTAATCACCTCTACGGAGGCGCTCAACATTCAGGAAGTACCCAAGAACATGGTCATCGTCGGCGGTGGCGTTATCGGCCTTGAGTTGGGCAGCGTCTACGCCCGCCTCGGTACCGAAGTGGAAGTGGTGGAATTTCAGGATCGAATCATCCCCACCATGGACAAGGACTGCTCCAAGGAACTCATGCGTGCGCTCAAGAAAACGGGCGTGAAATTCCACCTCAAGCATAAAGTGACGGACGTGCAGGGTAACGATACCGGCGCTAAAGTCACGTTTGAACCTAAAGCAGGCGGCGATGCCAAAACCATCGACGCAGACTACTGCCTCATCGCCATTGGCCGCCGCCCCTACACGGACAACTTAGGCTTGGACAAAGCCGGCGTCAACGTCGACGAACGGGGCCGTATCGCCGTTGGTGATCACCTGGAAACCAACGTTCCTCACATCTACGCGATTGGTGACGTCGTTCGCGGCGCCATGCTCGCGCATAAGGCAGAGGAGGAAGGTGTGTTTGCCGTCGAAACCATCGCTGGTCAGAAGCCGCACGTAGATTACAACCTCATCCCCGGCGTCGTCTACACCTGGCCCGAAGTGGCTGCTGTTGGTAAGACGGAAGAAGAGATCAAAGCGGAAGGTATCCCCTACAAAGCGGGTAAGTTCCCGTTCAAAGCACTCGGCCGCGCCCGCGCCAGTATGGACATTGAGGGTATGGTAAAGGTCATCGCCCACGCGGAGACTGATGAGATCCTGGGCGTCCACATGGTCGGCCCCCGTACGGCGGATATGATCGCGGAAGCCGTTGCGCTGATGGAGTTCCGGGCGAGCGCGGAGGATGCGGCGCGGATGAGCCACGCCCACCCTACGTATACGGAAGCCTTTAAGGAAGCGGCGTTGGCGGCTACTGGAGATCGGGCACTTCACGTATAA